Proteins co-encoded in one Pseudorhizobium banfieldiae genomic window:
- a CDS encoding sugar kinase produces the protein MAGRLLSIGECMVELSQAGEGLLRRGFAGDTFNTAWYARACLPAEWTVDYFTALGDDPMSSEMLTFMKEAGIGTHAIRRIPGKTPGLYLITLKNGERTFSYWRDTAAARRLADDADHLRKCIEAADIVYFSGITLGILTPEANDTLLAELRRAKAAGKRVAFDPNIRPRLWSDKDTMLKTISDGARAATLVLPSFDDETTHFGDSSVEETIARYHGLGVEGVVVKNGEDGATLSFGSDRTYVPAVAAPQVVDTTSAGDSFNGGFLSRLVCGASPQDAAAYGAAVASVVIGHHGALINPALLPG, from the coding sequence GTGGCGGGACGTCTGTTATCCATCGGGGAATGCATGGTCGAGCTGTCGCAGGCGGGCGAAGGGCTGCTGCGCCGCGGCTTTGCCGGTGACACGTTCAACACTGCCTGGTATGCCCGCGCCTGCCTGCCGGCGGAGTGGACGGTCGATTACTTCACCGCCCTCGGCGATGACCCGATGTCCTCCGAGATGCTGACCTTCATGAAGGAAGCGGGCATCGGTACCCACGCGATCCGCCGCATCCCCGGCAAGACGCCGGGCCTCTACCTCATCACCCTGAAGAACGGCGAGCGCACCTTCAGCTACTGGCGCGATACCGCCGCCGCCCGCAGGCTTGCCGATGATGCCGATCACCTGCGCAAGTGCATCGAGGCCGCCGATATCGTCTATTTCTCCGGCATCACGCTCGGTATCCTGACGCCGGAAGCGAACGACACGCTTCTGGCGGAACTGCGCCGCGCCAAGGCGGCCGGCAAGCGCGTCGCCTTCGACCCCAATATTCGCCCGCGGCTCTGGTCCGACAAGGACACGATGCTGAAGACGATCAGCGACGGCGCACGCGCCGCGACCCTCGTCCTGCCGAGCTTCGACGACGAGACCACCCATTTCGGCGATTCCTCGGTGGAGGAAACCATCGCCCGTTACCACGGCCTGGGCGTGGAAGGCGTCGTCGTCAAGAACGGCGAAGACGGCGCGACGCTGAGCTTCGGCAGCGACCGGACATACGTACCCGCCGTCGCGGCTCCTCAGGTGGTCGACACGACGAGCGCCGGCGACAGCTTCAACGGCGGCTTTCTCTCCCGCCTCGTATGCGGTGCTTCCCCGCAAGATGCCGCCGCCTATGGTGCTGCCGTCGCCTCCGTGGTCATTGGCCACCACGGCGCGCTGATCAATCCTGCGCTGCTGCCGGGTTGA
- a CDS encoding alpha-glucosidase family protein: MDRSRVEDADWWRGAVIYQVYPRSFQDTNGDGIGDLKGITQRLPHIASLGVDAIWLSPFFTSPMADMGYDVSNYCDVDPMFGTLADFDEMMAEAHRVGLKVIIDQVISHTSDKHPWFVESRASRTNGKADWYVWADPKPDGTAPNNWLSIFGGPGWEWDGVRKQYYMHNFLTSQPDLNFHNPQVQQAVLDAVRFWLDRGVDGFRLDTVNYYFHDKHLRDNPPIIYDAETAGLESDTNPYSMQNHLHDKSQPENIEFLKRLRALMDSYPNRTTVGEVGDGPRSLTTLAIYTSGNDKLHMCYTFDLLGPAFSARFIRRVVSTFQDTVVNGWVCWAFSNHDVVRHVTRFAQTPAEREQVAKLSISVLAALRGSICLYQGEELGLTEAELAFEDLTDPYGIRFWPAFKGRDGCRTPMPWEVQKHHAGFTDAGRSWLPVPPEHSAAAVDVQELDQDSVLHHYRQALAFRKAHPPLLDGEMTFVDTHNLDLLAFIRERDGERLLFVFNLTREAQDFPLPMPMRNCLPIPMPGFAPEVDGGVVKLSALDAFCGRV, from the coding sequence ATGGACAGAAGCAGGGTGGAAGACGCAGACTGGTGGCGCGGCGCCGTGATCTACCAGGTCTATCCGCGCTCCTTCCAGGACACCAATGGCGACGGGATCGGCGACCTGAAGGGCATCACGCAGCGGCTGCCCCATATCGCCTCGCTCGGCGTCGACGCGATCTGGCTGTCCCCCTTCTTCACCTCGCCCATGGCGGACATGGGCTATGACGTCTCGAACTATTGTGACGTCGACCCGATGTTCGGCACGCTTGCCGACTTCGACGAGATGATGGCGGAGGCGCATCGCGTCGGGCTGAAGGTGATCATCGACCAGGTGATCAGCCACACCTCGGACAAGCATCCGTGGTTCGTGGAGAGCCGCGCCAGCCGCACCAACGGCAAGGCCGACTGGTATGTCTGGGCCGATCCCAAGCCGGATGGTACGGCGCCCAACAACTGGCTGTCGATCTTCGGCGGGCCGGGCTGGGAATGGGACGGCGTGCGCAAGCAATACTACATGCACAACTTCCTGACCTCGCAGCCGGATCTCAACTTCCACAATCCGCAGGTGCAGCAGGCGGTGCTGGATGCCGTGCGCTTCTGGCTCGACCGCGGCGTCGACGGCTTCCGTCTCGACACGGTGAACTATTACTTCCACGACAAGCACCTGCGCGACAACCCGCCGATCATCTACGATGCGGAAACGGCGGGGCTGGAGTCCGACACCAATCCCTATTCGATGCAGAACCACCTGCACGACAAGAGCCAGCCGGAGAACATCGAGTTCCTGAAGCGGCTGAGAGCGCTGATGGACAGCTATCCCAACCGTACGACGGTGGGGGAGGTCGGTGACGGACCTCGCTCGCTGACGACGCTGGCGATTTACACGAGCGGCAACGACAAGCTGCACATGTGCTACACATTCGACCTGCTGGGGCCGGCGTTTTCCGCCCGCTTCATCCGCCGCGTCGTCTCGACCTTCCAGGACACGGTGGTGAACGGCTGGGTGTGCTGGGCGTTCTCCAACCATGACGTGGTGCGGCACGTGACGCGGTTTGCCCAGACGCCGGCGGAGCGCGAGCAGGTGGCGAAGCTCTCGATCAGCGTGCTGGCCGCACTGCGCGGCTCGATCTGCCTCTACCAGGGCGAGGAACTGGGGCTGACCGAGGCGGAGCTTGCCTTCGAGGACCTGACCGACCCCTATGGCATCCGCTTCTGGCCGGCCTTCAAGGGGCGTGACGGCTGCCGCACGCCCATGCCCTGGGAGGTGCAGAAGCATCATGCAGGTTTCACCGACGCGGGCCGCTCCTGGCTCCCCGTGCCGCCGGAGCATTCCGCCGCCGCTGTCGACGTGCAGGAACTGGACCAGGACTCAGTGCTGCACCACTACCGGCAAGCGCTGGCGTTCCGGAAGGCGCACCCACCGCTCCTCGATGGCGAGATGACTTTCGTCGACACGCACAACCTCGACCTCCTCGCCTTCATCCGCGAGCGGGACGGCGAGCGGCTGCTCTTCGTGTTCAACCTCACTCGCGAAGCTCAGGATTTCCCGCTGCCGATGCCGATGCGGAACTGCCTGCCGATCCCCATGCCGGGCTTTGCGCCCGAGGTGGACGGCGGAGTGGTCAAGCTTTCGGCGCTGGATGCGTTCTGCGGGAGGGTTTGA